The following are from one region of the Pirellulaceae bacterium genome:
- a CDS encoding lipase — translation MNEKAQVFGQWRHLVGVSSEPVPEAPRRNTALLLLTPGMLHHVGPLRMHVLIARRLASSHFVSLRFCLSGIGESFGVASEGSSLERATSEIVTAMDHVENQFNLSRFVLFGLCSGADDAVQAALKDRRIVGLALMDGCGFPTRGHAVRKWLYHRPRKLWGRLQHALDEKSRKFRMMAESGSAFPVGDDIREFPERQQCEAELESLAERNVKSLWLYTGGAHSYFNGLGQFSEMFPRLAGNPAFTVRYYPHIDHVARLAEDRALVVNEVANWMQTHFPQTLESSAPATSAGGFGSGQLQAIPIGQPGGDVGVAGHAPVAAR, via the coding sequence ATGAATGAAAAGGCCCAGGTCTTTGGTCAATGGAGGCATTTGGTCGGCGTTTCCAGCGAGCCAGTCCCAGAAGCGCCCAGACGCAATACCGCTCTGCTTCTGCTCACCCCTGGTATGTTGCATCACGTGGGGCCGCTGAGGATGCACGTCCTGATCGCGCGGCGGCTTGCCTCATCTCATTTTGTTTCGCTTCGCTTCTGTCTGTCAGGCATTGGCGAGAGTTTTGGAGTCGCCTCTGAAGGCTCTTCGCTCGAGCGCGCGACCAGCGAAATTGTCACCGCCATGGACCATGTCGAAAATCAATTTAACCTATCGAGATTCGTGCTGTTCGGGTTGTGCTCCGGTGCAGATGACGCAGTGCAGGCGGCACTGAAAGATCGTCGCATTGTTGGCTTAGCTTTGATGGATGGTTGCGGATTCCCAACGCGCGGCCATGCAGTTCGAAAATGGTTGTATCACCGACCCCGGAAACTTTGGGGACGTTTGCAACATGCCCTCGACGAGAAATCCAGGAAATTTCGGATGATGGCCGAAAGCGGGTCTGCTTTCCCGGTAGGCGACGACATTCGCGAGTTCCCGGAACGTCAGCAATGCGAGGCGGAATTAGAATCGCTTGCCGAACGAAACGTCAAGAGCTTGTGGCTCTACACCGGTGGGGCACACAGCTATTTCAACGGCCTAGGGCAATTCAGCGAAATGTTTCCACGACTTGCGGGGAACCCTGCCTTCACCGTCCGCTACTATCCCCACATTGACCATGTTGCACGACTCGCCGAGGATCGGGCCTTAGTCGTCAATGAAGTCGCGAACTGGATGCAGACTCATTTCCCGCAAACACTGGAATCAAGCGCCCCGGCGACCTCAGCAGGTGGTTTTGGATCAGGCCAGTTACAAGCTATCCCAATCGGCCAGCCAGGCGGCGACGTCGGCGTCGCTGGGCATGCGCCAGTCGCCGCGCGGTGA
- the panB gene encoding 3-methyl-2-oxobutanoate hydroxymethyltransferase, translating to MNKPARRVTTVSLSQMKRRGEKISMLTAYDYTMARLLDQAGTDMLLVGDSLAMVIQGHDTTLPATLEQMIYHGQMVARAAQRAMVVVDLPFPHGQLGVRQTLRTAARIMKKTGCQAIKLEGGAEQARTIRSLVAAGIPVVAHIGLRPQSVHALGGYRVQRNAEQLIEDAQAAQSAGAFCVLMECVPRALAKRVTETLIVPTIGIGAGPDCDGQVLVVNDILGLTLSSVPKFVRTQTNLADQITQAVVRHNQSVRDASFPGDDESFE from the coding sequence ATGAACAAGCCTGCGCGCCGCGTGACGACGGTCAGCCTCAGCCAAATGAAGCGGCGAGGTGAGAAAATCAGTATGTTGACCGCCTATGACTATACGATGGCGCGGCTGCTGGACCAAGCCGGTACCGACATGTTGTTGGTTGGCGATAGTTTGGCCATGGTCATCCAAGGGCACGATACGACGTTGCCAGCGACTTTGGAACAAATGATCTACCACGGTCAGATGGTTGCGCGAGCCGCCCAGCGCGCGATGGTCGTGGTCGATCTACCGTTTCCTCATGGGCAGCTGGGCGTTCGACAAACCCTGCGCACTGCCGCACGGATTATGAAGAAGACTGGATGCCAAGCGATCAAGTTAGAGGGGGGAGCCGAGCAAGCCCGAACGATTCGTTCGTTGGTTGCCGCCGGAATTCCTGTCGTGGCCCACATTGGTCTGCGGCCACAAAGTGTACATGCCTTGGGCGGCTATCGTGTGCAACGCAACGCGGAGCAGCTTATTGAGGACGCGCAGGCCGCTCAATCAGCCGGAGCTTTTTGCGTGCTAATGGAATGTGTTCCCAGAGCGCTAGCCAAACGGGTTACGGAAACGTTAATCGTACCGACGATTGGCATCGGTGCTGGTCCGGATTGCGATGGGCAGGTGTTAGTCGTCAACGACATTTTGGGACTAACCCTCAGTAGCGTTCCCAAGTTTGTACGCACACAGACCAACTTGGCTGACCAGATTACACAAGCCGTAGTGCGCCATAACCAATCGGTACGAGACGCATCGTTCCCGGGAGACGATGAGTCTTTTGAGTAG
- a CDS encoding nucleoside monophosphate kinase codes for MESMNKPVAGQPVDLEIKDAHLIFNSVWQDLAEEIGRQNLRFPKELILLGGAPGAGKGTHTRFVVQARGLTCEPIVISDLLTTPEATRIKDQGGMVGDKEVIMILYRKLLEPQFRDGAIIDGFPRTRVQVECLKMLVDKVNLLHKEFSETEYAIHFRQPTIHAMVLFVTEKTSIERQLHRGKAAQAHNKEVEETGIGSLLPIRDTDLSHDLARRRYQVFKEQTWDALKSLKEIYHYHFINAEGPIAEVEANILSELQYQSSLELHSRTVDRLRPIPLAEEIVIHARQELVKRLDSYELEHSELFEQVVELIESKFMPIIRRHALSGQAYVNSEDRVFSNPLALMMLIDIFSERGYHAVVDKHLHEIPYQVDLVSGRIELKEKVVYRVLIHFKGSQIRRG; via the coding sequence ATGGAATCCATGAACAAACCCGTTGCAGGACAGCCCGTTGACTTGGAAATCAAGGACGCACATCTAATCTTCAACTCCGTTTGGCAAGACTTAGCGGAAGAGATCGGTCGTCAGAATCTTCGATTCCCCAAGGAGCTGATTCTGCTGGGCGGTGCACCAGGTGCCGGCAAAGGGACTCACACGCGGTTTGTAGTACAAGCCCGCGGTCTAACTTGTGAACCTATCGTAATCAGCGATCTGCTGACCACACCTGAAGCGACTCGCATCAAAGACCAGGGCGGCATGGTCGGAGACAAGGAAGTCATCATGATCCTGTATCGCAAGCTGCTAGAACCGCAGTTCCGCGACGGTGCCATCATCGATGGCTTCCCCCGTACGCGCGTGCAGGTGGAATGTTTGAAGATGTTAGTCGACAAAGTCAATTTGCTCCACAAGGAATTTTCCGAAACAGAATATGCCATTCACTTCCGCCAGCCGACCATTCATGCCATGGTGCTGTTTGTTACCGAGAAGACCAGTATCGAACGACAGTTGCACCGTGGTAAAGCTGCTCAAGCACACAACAAAGAGGTCGAAGAAACCGGCATAGGTAGCCTGCTGCCCATTCGCGACACGGATCTCAGCCACGACCTGGCTCGACGCCGCTATCAAGTCTTCAAGGAACAGACGTGGGATGCACTCAAGTCTCTGAAAGAGATCTATCACTACCACTTCATCAACGCAGAAGGTCCGATTGCAGAAGTCGAAGCCAATATCCTCAGCGAATTACAATATCAGAGTTCGCTGGAATTGCACTCGCGCACGGTCGATCGACTGCGACCTATACCGCTGGCCGAAGAAATCGTCATCCATGCGCGCCAAGAACTGGTCAAGCGGCTGGACAGTTATGAACTTGAGCACAGCGAATTGTTTGAGCAGGTTGTTGAGCTGATCGAGAGTAAATTCATGCCGATCATTCGCCGGCACGCTCTGTCAGGGCAGGCGTATGTGAACTCGGAAGACCGTGTATTCAGTAATCCGCTAGCGCTCATGATGCTGATCGACATTTTTTCTGAGCGCGGCTATCATGCCGTCGTTGACAAGCATTTGCACGAAATTCCCTATCAAGTCGATTTAGTTTCAGGCCGCATCGAGCTGAAAGAGAAAGTGGTTTACCGAGTGCTCATTCATTTCAAGGGTTCTCAGATTCGTCGCGGGTGA
- a CDS encoding NAD(+) synthase, with protein MQDWGFVRVTAASHPVCVADPNANGDNVIAALKMHSDSSVVVFGELSLCGYSCGDLFAQDVLLQSSLRALNRIAQATGTTDQLVLVGLPLAVEGRLYNVAAALHAGCVVALVPKQYLPNYQEFYEARWFTAADSNLPSHVQLEGHGLVPFGIDLLIRRGGLKIGIELCEDLWMPVPPSSLQATAGANLILNLSASNELIGKADWRKVLVTSQSGRCLAAYAYASAGPSESTTDVVFGGHCLIAEGGRLLAESKRVGNSDNRPVQQTQATADIDLQRIEHDRRLTTSWQVACQRSRTVFRTIELPSSKSTADGGLRHVSGRPFVPEDPATLHGRCEEIFGIQCAALAKRIGRLPAHTPLSIGVSGGLDSTLALLVAVRTCQQYDWPVQRIVGLTMPGFGTTAKTLGVAQALMKHLSVTSQTIDIRQLCLDTFLGIDHAPFGIPLAGLDMSEFEKRLQSLPTDARNDLTFENVQARVRTLLLMSRGFVLGTGDLSEQALGWSTYNGDHMSMYNVNTSIPKTLVRFLISYLAEHQFQSPVRECLQQVVAAPISPELLPKSASGEVLQRTEDSIGPYELHDFFLYHLIRGGASPKKILHLAAGAQFSRHYEADEVRRTLSIFLKRFFSNQFKRSCVPDGPKVGSVSLSPRGDWRMPSDADVAAWLADWDSL; from the coding sequence ATGCAAGATTGGGGCTTTGTCCGTGTTACGGCGGCCAGTCATCCGGTTTGTGTGGCCGATCCCAACGCGAATGGCGACAACGTAATTGCCGCGCTCAAGATGCACTCCGACAGCAGCGTCGTCGTTTTTGGCGAATTATCGCTCTGCGGATACTCGTGTGGCGATTTGTTTGCCCAAGATGTCTTGTTGCAATCAAGTCTGCGAGCCTTGAACAGAATCGCCCAGGCGACTGGTACGACGGACCAATTGGTCCTGGTCGGTCTGCCTTTAGCTGTAGAGGGACGGCTGTACAATGTAGCCGCGGCGCTCCATGCGGGCTGCGTCGTAGCCCTGGTTCCCAAACAGTACTTGCCAAACTACCAAGAGTTCTACGAAGCTCGATGGTTTACTGCGGCCGACAGTAATTTGCCCAGCCACGTCCAGTTGGAAGGCCACGGCCTGGTACCGTTTGGAATCGATCTACTGATTCGTCGTGGAGGCTTGAAGATTGGTATTGAGCTGTGCGAGGATTTGTGGATGCCCGTGCCGCCCAGCAGCTTACAAGCCACTGCTGGAGCCAATTTAATTCTGAACCTTTCGGCTAGCAATGAACTGATTGGCAAAGCCGATTGGCGCAAGGTGTTGGTCACCAGTCAATCGGGCCGCTGTCTGGCCGCCTATGCTTACGCCAGCGCTGGCCCCAGCGAATCAACGACCGACGTCGTGTTTGGTGGGCACTGCTTGATCGCCGAAGGCGGCAGGTTGCTGGCGGAGTCAAAACGTGTTGGCAACTCCGACAATCGCCCCGTTCAGCAGACACAGGCGACTGCCGATATTGATCTACAGCGTATCGAACACGATCGTCGCCTAACAACTAGTTGGCAGGTCGCCTGCCAGCGCAGTCGCACGGTATTTCGAACTATTGAATTGCCTTCCTCAAAGTCTACTGCGGACGGTGGATTGCGCCATGTCAGTGGCCGACCGTTTGTGCCAGAGGACCCAGCTACGCTACATGGTCGTTGCGAAGAGATCTTTGGAATTCAGTGTGCCGCTCTGGCCAAGCGGATTGGTCGCCTGCCGGCGCATACGCCGCTGAGTATTGGCGTGTCTGGTGGCTTGGACAGTACACTCGCGCTGTTGGTCGCGGTGCGAACTTGCCAGCAATATGATTGGCCCGTCCAGCGGATTGTGGGACTGACCATGCCCGGCTTTGGTACCACCGCCAAAACGCTCGGCGTTGCCCAGGCGCTGATGAAGCATCTGTCGGTGACCAGTCAGACTATTGACATCCGCCAATTGTGTTTAGATACGTTTTTGGGAATCGATCATGCTCCGTTTGGAATTCCGTTGGCGGGGCTGGACATGTCGGAATTTGAAAAGCGGCTACAAAGCTTGCCGACAGATGCCCGAAACGATCTGACTTTTGAAAACGTACAGGCACGTGTACGAACGCTGCTGCTCATGAGCCGTGGATTTGTACTTGGCACTGGCGATCTTTCAGAACAGGCACTTGGTTGGAGTACCTACAATGGCGATCATATGTCGATGTATAATGTGAATACATCGATACCCAAGACGCTGGTGCGGTTCTTGATTTCCTATCTAGCTGAACATCAATTCCAATCGCCGGTTCGCGAGTGCCTGCAACAAGTGGTCGCCGCTCCGATATCACCTGAGCTACTACCCAAATCGGCTAGTGGCGAAGTATTGCAGAGGACGGAAGACAGCATCGGACCGTATGAACTGCACGACTTTTTCTTGTACCACCTTATTCGCGGCGGTGCCTCACCCAAAAAGATACTGCACTTGGCTGCTGGAGCTCAATTCAGCCGCCATTATGAAGCGGACGAAGTTCGTCGCACACTGAGCATCTTCCTCAAGCGATTCTTTAGCAACCAATTCAAACGTTCCTGTGTCCCTGACGGCCCCAAGGTCGGCAGCGTCAGCCTCTCACCGCGCGGCGACTGGCGCATGCCCAGCGACGCCGACGTCGCCGCCTGGCTGGCCGATTGGGATAGCTTGTAA
- a CDS encoding HTTM domain-containing protein, translated as MRHRSSGGKPDSATRSTSIQAFVSAWVAGWDRFWFTPRTAEALGFMRIACGAMLTYIHVIWTSLLSDFMGRDAWINNQAVRSLHSQDWAWSWLYFVVSPVWLYAHQTIAIVASLCMALGCMTRLAIPVAWWMTLMVCHRMTGALFGLDQIVMMLTMYLMWSDCGTAYSLDARRANRGEASWLRPAYSATVSNNVVTRLIQIHVCVVYLFGGLSKLRGEMWWDGSAMWFSLVNYEYQSLDLTWLGHFPIIIGLLTAITVFWETFYCALIWPKLTRPMVLALAVCVHGGICVALGMWTFGTMMLVANCAFVEPTLIQRLMSRLPWLSKSN; from the coding sequence ATGAGGCATCGTTCTTCGGGGGGCAAGCCAGATTCAGCCACACGATCTACTTCAATCCAAGCTTTTGTTAGCGCTTGGGTTGCTGGTTGGGATCGCTTCTGGTTTACGCCCCGAACGGCCGAGGCTTTAGGATTTATGCGGATCGCCTGCGGCGCAATGTTGACTTACATCCACGTGATTTGGACTAGTCTGCTGTCTGATTTTATGGGTCGCGATGCCTGGATCAACAACCAGGCAGTTCGTAGCCTGCACAGTCAAGATTGGGCATGGAGTTGGTTGTACTTTGTAGTCAGCCCTGTCTGGCTTTACGCGCACCAGACGATCGCGATCGTTGCCAGCCTGTGCATGGCACTGGGCTGCATGACGCGACTTGCAATCCCAGTGGCCTGGTGGATGACCTTGATGGTTTGCCATCGAATGACCGGTGCGCTGTTCGGCCTAGACCAGATTGTGATGATGCTGACCATGTATCTGATGTGGTCGGACTGTGGAACTGCCTACAGCCTGGATGCTCGACGGGCAAATCGTGGGGAAGCAAGCTGGCTGCGTCCTGCTTACTCAGCGACTGTCTCCAACAATGTGGTGACCCGATTGATTCAGATTCACGTGTGCGTCGTCTACCTATTTGGCGGATTGAGCAAGCTGCGCGGCGAAATGTGGTGGGATGGATCGGCCATGTGGTTTAGCTTGGTGAATTACGAATATCAATCACTCGATTTGACCTGGCTGGGCCATTTTCCGATTATCATTGGACTTCTCACGGCCATCACTGTGTTTTGGGAGACGTTTTATTGCGCACTGATCTGGCCCAAATTAACGCGCCCCATGGTATTGGCATTGGCGGTCTGCGTGCATGGTGGAATTTGCGTGGCGTTAGGCATGTGGACCTTTGGTACAATGATGCTGGTTGCCAATTGTGCATTTGTGGAACCCACGCTAATCCAGCGACTGATGTCCAGACTGCCCTGGCTCTCCAAATCAAACTGA
- a CDS encoding TIGR03000 domain-containing protein, with protein sequence MKITVLRVASTVLLCITAVIASGPAALAGWGSLGGSYGGSYGGGSFGGSSGYVAGYGSYGGSSGGSVGQPFTPVRSVLRGIHNHIAAKIDRHQARRAFYSSYGSVGYASSGYGSSGYGVSYGGSTGGYSYGSTGSDVSYGSVGSTSYGSVGSASYSESYGSVGSTIYQGAANDSGSGYSVLSNLAQEHDADAVYLTVSVPNAAAIYVNGRATTSSGSVRQYVSRGLVAGKSYKFELRAELPGVDGQVMTEERTVVVTAGGREHLQFAFADSASPVETSLTLNVPEGAKVVLAGNPTRAIGTTRTYQSKQLMVGQVWDDYVVEVELDGQVKRQSIRLIGGDSLELSFNFSASAVDQLAATR encoded by the coding sequence ATGAAGATTACGGTGCTTAGAGTCGCATCGACGGTCCTGCTGTGCATAACAGCGGTTATCGCATCCGGCCCAGCCGCTTTGGCAGGCTGGGGTAGTTTGGGCGGTAGCTATGGTGGATCATACGGTGGAGGTTCTTTTGGGGGCAGTAGCGGTTATGTCGCTGGTTACGGTTCCTATGGTGGATCCAGTGGCGGCTCTGTAGGACAACCATTTACTCCGGTACGTTCCGTCTTGCGGGGTATTCACAACCATATCGCTGCTAAAATTGACCGCCATCAGGCTCGGCGAGCATTTTACTCCAGCTACGGTAGCGTTGGTTACGCGAGTTCTGGATATGGAAGCAGCGGATATGGCGTCAGCTACGGCGGATCGACGGGCGGATACTCCTATGGATCGACTGGATCAGACGTCTCCTATGGCAGCGTCGGCTCGACATCCTACGGCTCAGTTGGCTCAGCCTCGTACAGTGAATCCTACGGTAGCGTCGGAAGCACCATTTATCAGGGGGCTGCCAATGACAGCGGTAGCGGATATAGCGTGCTATCGAATCTGGCTCAAGAACACGACGCCGACGCGGTTTATTTGACTGTTAGCGTACCAAACGCGGCGGCCATCTACGTCAACGGCAGAGCAACCACTAGCTCCGGCAGCGTGCGACAATATGTCAGTCGCGGATTGGTTGCTGGCAAGAGCTACAAGTTTGAACTCCGAGCGGAATTGCCCGGTGTGGACGGACAAGTGATGACGGAAGAGCGAACCGTGGTTGTCACTGCGGGAGGTCGTGAGCATCTGCAATTTGCATTTGCCGACTCTGCTTCACCGGTTGAGACGTCACTGACTCTGAATGTTCCCGAAGGCGCCAAAGTTGTTCTGGCAGGCAACCCCACTCGGGCAATTGGCACGACCCGGACCTATCAAAGCAAGCAGCTGATGGTCGGCCAGGTATGGGACGATTACGTTGTCGAAGTTGAGCTGGATGGCCAAGTCAAGCGACAGTCGATTCGACTGATTGGTGGTGATAGCTTGGAATTGAGCTTCAATTTTAGTGCTTCAGCCGTGGATCAACTGGCTGCAACTCGATAA
- a CDS encoding YgiQ family radical SAM protein, producing MSIPVSLPVLGEAQIADRFLTDLPERASALGRHALPMTMAEAQQRGWDELDVVIVTGDAYIDHPSFAMSILGRVLEAAGFRVGIISQPDWRSCSDWQRFGRPRLFFGISAGNMDSMINHYTANRKVRNDDAYSPGGKIGLRPDRATLSYCQRAREAYKGVPVIAGGVEASLRRLAHYDFWSDKVRKSILLDSKADLVVFGMGENAIVEIAQRLQAGQTVKDLRDMRGVAYALGASERPPEDILELPSFDAVVTDKRQFAVATRIIHNETNPYNARRLVQYHGQQAVVVNPPQLPISQLAMDRIYGLSYTRRPHPSYREPIPAFEMIKDSVTILRGCFGGCTFCSITAHQGRAIQSRSQQSVLNEIKSLAEDSNFKGTVSDIGGPTANMYHMRCTRPDVEARCRRQSCVHPKICKLLGVDHQPVIDLMRAARQVPGVKKVLVASGVRMDLARHSPEYIRELTTHHVGGHLKVAPEHVDPQVLFKMRKPANDDFEYFTEVFREQSQAVGKKQYLIPYFIASHPASDVQAMINLAVFLKQTGYRPDQVQDFIPAPMDVATCMYYTELDPFTMQPVYTAKKLRDRRTQRALMQFFKPENYFEVREALRACGRQDLIGDGCDALIPSRPPRQAIEARRSRANQLMEGKYVHTIGRPPKDTSNASQSSGQSSSEKSPARPASTPPQPDSSTRKQSRRRSTPGYRPGRKGAGP from the coding sequence ATGTCTATTCCGGTTTCACTTCCCGTCTTAGGCGAAGCTCAGATAGCCGATCGCTTCCTGACGGATTTACCAGAGCGCGCCAGCGCCTTGGGCAGACACGCTCTGCCAATGACGATGGCCGAGGCCCAACAGCGAGGCTGGGATGAGCTGGATGTGGTGATTGTGACCGGCGACGCCTATATCGACCACCCGAGCTTTGCCATGAGCATTCTCGGTCGCGTCTTGGAGGCCGCTGGCTTCCGAGTTGGCATAATCTCCCAACCCGACTGGCGATCGTGCTCGGACTGGCAACGGTTCGGACGTCCAAGATTGTTCTTCGGCATCAGCGCCGGCAACATGGACTCGATGATCAATCACTATACCGCCAATCGTAAGGTGCGCAATGACGATGCCTATTCGCCCGGTGGCAAGATCGGATTGCGACCAGACCGAGCAACGCTCAGCTATTGCCAGCGTGCGCGTGAGGCCTACAAAGGCGTGCCTGTGATCGCAGGCGGGGTCGAGGCGTCGCTTCGGCGTCTGGCACACTACGATTTTTGGAGCGACAAAGTCCGCAAGAGCATTCTGCTGGATAGCAAAGCCGACCTAGTCGTATTTGGCATGGGCGAAAACGCGATTGTCGAAATCGCTCAGCGTCTGCAGGCCGGACAAACGGTCAAAGACCTGCGCGACATGCGCGGTGTAGCCTATGCGTTGGGGGCTTCAGAGCGCCCCCCGGAGGACATTCTAGAACTGCCCAGCTTCGACGCGGTTGTGACTGACAAACGACAGTTCGCGGTGGCCACGCGCATCATTCATAACGAAACGAACCCGTACAATGCCCGGCGCTTGGTGCAGTATCACGGCCAGCAGGCGGTAGTCGTCAATCCACCGCAATTGCCCATCTCTCAGTTGGCCATGGATCGCATCTACGGCTTGTCTTACACGCGCCGTCCCCATCCCAGCTATCGTGAGCCCATTCCGGCATTCGAGATGATCAAGGATTCCGTGACCATATTGCGAGGGTGTTTCGGCGGTTGCACGTTTTGTTCGATTACGGCTCACCAAGGACGCGCCATTCAATCACGCAGCCAACAAAGCGTACTGAATGAAATCAAGTCGCTGGCTGAGGACAGCAACTTCAAAGGTACCGTCAGCGATATCGGTGGCCCTACAGCAAACATGTACCACATGCGGTGTACGCGACCAGACGTGGAGGCTCGCTGTCGACGACAATCGTGTGTGCATCCCAAAATCTGCAAGCTGCTAGGCGTCGACCACCAACCGGTCATCGACTTAATGCGTGCCGCTCGCCAGGTACCGGGTGTCAAGAAAGTGCTGGTCGCCAGCGGCGTGCGTATGGATCTGGCGCGACACAGTCCCGAATATATTCGCGAACTGACCACACACCATGTCGGTGGCCATCTGAAAGTCGCCCCCGAGCATGTGGATCCTCAAGTACTGTTCAAAATGCGCAAGCCAGCCAACGACGACTTCGAGTACTTTACGGAAGTATTTCGCGAACAGTCTCAGGCGGTTGGCAAGAAGCAGTATTTGATTCCCTATTTCATTGCCAGTCATCCGGCTAGCGACGTGCAGGCGATGATCAACCTAGCGGTGTTTCTGAAGCAAACTGGATATCGTCCTGATCAAGTACAGGACTTCATTCCGGCACCCATGGATGTCGCCACCTGCATGTACTACACCGAACTTGATCCCTTTACCATGCAACCCGTGTACACCGCCAAGAAACTCCGCGATCGGCGCACGCAGCGGGCGTTGATGCAGTTTTTCAAGCCCGAGAATTATTTTGAGGTGCGCGAGGCACTGCGCGCCTGTGGCCGACAAGACTTGATTGGCGACGGCTGTGATGCGCTTATTCCATCGCGACCGCCGCGCCAAGCTATCGAAGCTCGGCGCAGTCGCGCCAACCAGCTGATGGAAGGCAAATACGTGCACACGATCGGCCGACCACCGAAAGACACTTCAAACGCTTCGCAGTCATCCGGTCAGTCATCGTCTGAAAAGTCACCTGCCCGGCCAGCCTCCACACCTCCACAACCGGACTCGTCTACTCGGAAACAGAGCCGAAGAAGAAGCACGCCAGGCTACCGCCCTGGCCGCAAGGGTGCTGGCCCATAA
- a CDS encoding protein-L-isoaspartate(D-aspartate) O-methyltransferase, with protein sequence MLILTGKLFEIGSAQVGIAPTFNDAAARQRLIDEVLIPGGITDRRVLDAIGKTQRHHFVPAEVRDQAYLDRALPIGESQTISSPYIVAVMTQELDPQPEHKVLEIGTGSGYQAAVLSPLVKAVYTIEIVEKLAVQAQRVLANLGYTNVFTKTGDGFLGWEEHAPFDRIIVTCSPEDVPQPLADQLAEGGLMIIPVGERYQQMLCMMRKRDGKLQREALRPTLFVPMTGQAESQRRIHADPARPSLVNGDFEQPVLESGDIPGWYYQRGLTLQNDPPQPIKPNSAQGAYVQFNNDVRGRPTHLLQGLALDGRRVRRITLSASVRVKEVRAGLERDELPAVTVRFYDDQRNLLGTQFLGPFKGTKNWHQESRFCSVPDQTREAIVSIGLFGATGTAAFDNVVLEPARTER encoded by the coding sequence ATGCTGATTCTGACCGGTAAGCTGTTTGAAATTGGTTCTGCGCAGGTGGGCATTGCGCCGACGTTCAATGACGCCGCAGCCCGACAACGGCTAATTGACGAAGTTTTAATTCCAGGAGGCATAACCGATCGCCGTGTCCTGGATGCGATTGGCAAGACTCAGCGGCATCACTTTGTGCCAGCTGAGGTTCGCGATCAAGCCTACTTAGATCGCGCTTTGCCAATCGGCGAGTCACAGACCATCAGCAGCCCTTACATCGTGGCTGTGATGACTCAAGAACTTGATCCGCAGCCTGAACATAAAGTCTTGGAAATTGGCACCGGCAGCGGTTATCAAGCTGCTGTACTCAGCCCATTGGTCAAGGCGGTGTACACGATTGAGATCGTGGAGAAACTTGCTGTGCAAGCGCAGCGTGTTCTTGCCAATTTGGGCTACACGAATGTCTTCACCAAAACCGGCGATGGATTTTTGGGGTGGGAAGAGCACGCACCCTTCGATCGCATCATCGTGACCTGCAGTCCAGAAGATGTTCCCCAACCGCTGGCTGACCAATTGGCTGAGGGCGGTCTGATGATCATCCCCGTAGGCGAGCGTTACCAGCAGATGCTGTGCATGATGCGAAAGCGGGATGGGAAATTACAGCGAGAGGCGTTGCGCCCAACCTTGTTCGTACCCATGACGGGCCAGGCCGAATCGCAACGACGCATTCACGCTGACCCGGCTCGGCCCAGTCTCGTCAATGGCGACTTTGAGCAGCCAGTTCTGGAAAGCGGGGACATCCCGGGCTGGTACTACCAGCGCGGGCTAACCCTGCAGAACGATCCCCCGCAGCCAATCAAACCCAACTCGGCGCAGGGCGCTTACGTCCAATTCAACAACGATGTACGAGGCCGTCCAACGCACCTGCTGCAAGGTTTAGCGCTCGACGGCCGCCGAGTACGCCGAATCACATTATCCGCCAGTGTACGAGTGAAAGAAGTACGCGCCGGTTTGGAGCGCGACGAATTGCCAGCGGTTACTGTGCGGTTCTACGACGACCAACGAAATCTCTTGGGAACTCAGTTTCTCGGGCCGTTCAAAGGCACTAAGAACTGGCATCAGGAAAGTCGCTTCTGTAGCGTTCCTGACCAGACACGCGAGGCCATTGTGTCCATCGGACTTTTTGGAGCCACTGGTACCGCTGCGTTTGACAATGTGGTGTTGGAACCGGCTCGAACCGAACGCTGA